From a single Nicotiana tabacum cultivar K326 chromosome 8, ASM71507v2, whole genome shotgun sequence genomic region:
- the LOC107773214 gene encoding premnaspirodiene oxygenase-like yields METYSSTINFVALLMFFSFLFILFGKWRKSEQKLPPGPWRLPLIGSIHHLRGAFPHRTLRKLARKYGPIMYLQLGKIPAVVISSPNVAKEVFNIHEHAFAVKPQLTSINIITYNGKDIEFAPYGDNWRQMRNLCVTELLSAKMVKSFSSIRNDEILSLVSSVHSMNGSVANITEKILRFTNSVSCRSAFGKVDKYQDKLINLLREVLDSLEGLDVADLFPSWRLLYKMSGVKSRLLKLHQKVDAALENIINEHIMKRALGCKGNGEFGGEDLVDVLLRIKETIPITNDHIKAVISVYFLLNHFNLYTIVIGLSITTLDMYESVVFIYIFIFVEVGHVCRWNKTSAATIIRNDEEPINYGQGTK; encoded by the coding sequence ATGGAGACTTATTCCTCTACTATCAACTTTGTTGCACTCCTCATGTTCTTCTCCTTCCTTTTTATTCTATTTGGCAAATGGAGAAAATCAGAACAAAAGTTGCCTCCCGGTCCATGGAGACTCCCACTTATTGGAAGTATCCATCACTTGAGAGGAGCATTTCCACATCGCACTCTTAGAAAGTTAGCACGAAAGTATGGGCCTATCATGTATTTGCAACTTGGAAAAATTCCTGCAGTAGTCATATCATCACCTAATGTGGCTAAAGAAGTTTTCAACATTCACGAACATGCCTTCGCTGTTAAACCACAACTAACATCCATAAATATTATTACTTACAATGGTAAGGACATTGAATTTGCACCATATGGTGACAATTGGAGACAAATGCGTAACTTATGTGTTACAGAACTTCTAAGTGCCAAGATGGTTAAGTCTTTTAGTTCAATTAGGAATGATGAGATTTTGAGTCTCGTTTCATCAGTTCATTCCATGAATGGTTCTGTTGCCAACATAACAGAAAAAATTCTTCGGTTTACAAACTCTGTGTCATGTAGATCAGCCTTTGGAAAAGTAGACAAATATCAAGACAAGTTAATCAACTTGTTAAGGGAAGTGCTGGATTCATTAGAAGGATTAGATGTGGCTGATTTGTTCCCTTCTTGGAGGTTACTTTACAAGATGAGTGGGGTGAAATCCAGATTGTTAAAGCTGCATCAGAAGGTTGATGCAGCTCTGGAGAACATCATTAATGAGCATATTATGAAGAGAGCACTTGGATGTAAGGGAAATGGTGAGTTTGGAGGTGAAGATTTGGTTGATGTTCTCCTAAGAATTAAGGAAACTATTCCAATCACAAATGATCACATAAAAGCAGTGATCTCTGTATATTTTCTCCTTAACCATTTTAATTTGTACACTATTGTCATTGGATTGTCTATTACTACCTTAGATATGTACGAATCTGTTgtctttatttatatatttatttttgttgaagtAGGACATGTTTGCCGCTGgaacaaaacttcagctgccaCTATTATCAGAAATGATGAGGAACCCATAAATTATGGCCAAGGCACAAAGTGA